GAATGTggatttatgatatatatatatatatatatatatactctaaCACACACACTTAGTGCATAATTAACCTTAATTTAATTAGTTGCGAGGTAATCCTCCATACCAACCACGTCTAGGATATCCTCCCCAATAACCATAACCAGGATAATATCCATCATAACCTTCTCCTGGAAATTTGGCATCATTTACTACATTTGCATGTCCTGCACCACCAAATCCTTCTACTAATCCTTGACTTGACAGACCACCGATTTCCGGAATTTTTGGTATTGGAAGCCCTCCAATTTTCGGAATTCCAGCTCCTGGAAGTACGTTACTTCCAGGAAGTCCTCCGATTCCTAAAAATTTGGCATCATTTACCTCATTTGCATGTCCTACACCAGTAATCACACA
This is a stretch of genomic DNA from Capsicum annuum cultivar UCD-10X-F1 unplaced genomic scaffold, UCD10Xv1.1 ctg55358, whole genome shotgun sequence. It encodes these proteins:
- the LOC124893186 gene encoding elastin-like; translation: MGLKAFMLIVLAIFLAITSNIAARALSQSSTTSLDKGHANEVNDAKFLGIGGLPGSNVLPGAGIPKIGGLPIPKIPEIGGLSSQGLVEGFGGAGHANVVNDAKFPGEGYDGYYPGYGYWGGYPRRGWYGGLPRN